One genomic segment of Chitinophaga parva includes these proteins:
- a CDS encoding cupin domain-containing protein, which yields MPESKIIQSENTIPWEDLGGGLSRQVYGYNDQLMMVKVRFEAGGIGTLHSHPHTQVTYVAAGRFEATIGEVKQLISAGDGFYVPPHVVHGVVCLEAGMLIDSFNPAREDFL from the coding sequence ATGCCCGAAAGCAAGATCATTCAATCTGAAAATACCATTCCCTGGGAAGACCTGGGCGGTGGCCTGAGCCGGCAGGTGTACGGCTACAATGACCAGCTGATGATGGTGAAAGTGCGTTTTGAGGCCGGTGGCATTGGCACCCTGCACAGCCACCCGCATACCCAGGTCACCTACGTGGCTGCCGGCCGCTTTGAAGCCACCATCGGGGAGGTGAAGCAGCTCATCTCTGCAGGCGATGGCTTTTATGTGCCTCCCCACGTAGTACACGGTGTAGTGTGCCTGGAAGCAGGAATGCTCATCGATTCTTTCAACCCGGCAAGAGAAGATTTTTTATAA
- a CDS encoding SDR family oxidoreductase: MSVNFSLADKAIVVTGGTGILGGAFVKGVVEAGGAVGILGRNAAVAEERAAAINKAGGRAMALVADVMKADELKAAKDKMVAAFGRIDGLVNGAGGNIPEGVLQPEEDLFSMNLEGMKKAMEINIWGSVLPTQVFGEAIAQTGRGSIVNISSMNSKRAITKVLGYNMGKAALDCYNQWYAVELANRYGDQIRMNAIAPGFFLTEQNRYLLTRPEGGYTQRGELAIRQTPFKRFGHPDELIGALVWLLSDASEFVTGAMICVDGGFSIFGGV; this comes from the coding sequence GTGAGTGTCAACTTCTCTTTAGCTGATAAAGCAATCGTAGTAACCGGGGGAACCGGTATTTTAGGCGGCGCCTTTGTGAAAGGCGTGGTGGAAGCCGGCGGTGCCGTGGGCATCCTGGGCCGTAATGCAGCCGTGGCAGAAGAAAGAGCCGCAGCCATTAACAAAGCAGGTGGCCGCGCCATGGCCCTGGTAGCTGATGTGATGAAAGCAGATGAGTTGAAGGCCGCAAAAGATAAGATGGTAGCCGCTTTTGGCCGTATAGACGGCCTGGTGAACGGGGCGGGTGGCAACATTCCTGAAGGGGTGCTGCAGCCGGAGGAAGACCTGTTTTCCATGAACCTGGAAGGCATGAAAAAGGCCATGGAGATCAACATCTGGGGCTCCGTACTGCCCACACAGGTATTTGGCGAAGCTATTGCCCAAACAGGCCGCGGCAGCATCGTGAACATTTCTTCCATGAATTCCAAGCGCGCCATTACGAAAGTACTGGGCTACAATATGGGCAAGGCCGCACTGGATTGCTACAACCAGTGGTACGCTGTGGAACTGGCAAACCGTTATGGTGACCAGATCCGCATGAATGCCATTGCACCGGGCTTTTTCCTCACGGAACAGAACCGCTACCTGCTTACCAGGCCGGAAGGTGGTTACACCCAGCGCGGCGAACTGGCCATCCGGCAAACACCCTTCAAACGTTTTGGCCACCCGGATGAGCTGATAGGCGCGCTGGTATGGCTGCTCAGCGACGCCAGTGAGTTTGTAACGGGCGCCATGATCTGTGTAGATGGCGGATTCTCCATCTTTGGAGGCGTATAA
- a CDS encoding glycoside hydrolase family 71/99-like protein — MKQTFCYLLPIVLIWLSGLPVKGQVRHSTQTMYPTYKGLIMAGYQGWFRARGDGSATSHYAYGDPQRSAIDAWPDVSEYEKTYETSFKLADGSNARFFSSLDKSTVDLHFKWMQQYGLDGVFMQRFFDVTRPGHRTEATTILSNALQAASRYKRAIAVMYDLSGLKGHGEDCQLIIDDWKYLVDSLKVTRQPNNTYLHENGKPVVVIWGVGFPDRPYDIRSIGLEKLINFLKNDPVYGQCTVMLGVPTAFRTLNNDCVHDPYLHTLIKQADMVMPWMVQRFSPLLHNDMDRLRDQITDDMAWCKENHVEYVPCVCPGFSWHNLSTFAFPDDVKPVASIPRQGGRFYWQQLSTAIRAGAGMIYVAMFDEVNEGTAIFKVTDNPPVTNTDVQFMHMDKKPSDYYLWLTGEAARMLRNEQPLSTELPQRP; from the coding sequence ATGAAGCAGACATTTTGCTATTTGCTACCCATCGTGCTGATCTGGCTGAGCGGCCTGCCTGTGAAAGGCCAGGTGCGGCACAGCACCCAGACGATGTACCCTACTTACAAAGGCCTTATCATGGCCGGCTACCAGGGCTGGTTCCGCGCCAGGGGCGATGGAAGTGCCACCAGTCACTACGCTTATGGCGATCCGCAACGCAGTGCCATTGACGCCTGGCCGGATGTAAGCGAATATGAAAAAACCTACGAAACCTCTTTTAAACTGGCCGATGGCAGCAATGCCCGCTTTTTCAGCTCCCTGGATAAAAGCACAGTGGACCTGCATTTCAAGTGGATGCAGCAGTATGGGCTGGATGGAGTGTTCATGCAGCGCTTCTTTGATGTAACCCGCCCGGGACACCGCACAGAAGCTACTACCATTCTTTCCAACGCTTTGCAGGCTGCTTCCAGATACAAGCGTGCCATTGCGGTGATGTATGACCTGAGTGGGTTGAAAGGACACGGAGAAGATTGCCAGTTGATCATTGACGACTGGAAGTACCTGGTGGACAGCCTGAAGGTGACCCGCCAGCCGAATAATACTTATTTACACGAAAACGGAAAACCGGTGGTCGTGATCTGGGGCGTAGGCTTCCCGGACCGTCCTTATGATATTCGCAGCATAGGCCTGGAAAAGCTCATTAATTTCCTGAAGAACGATCCCGTGTACGGGCAGTGTACCGTGATGCTGGGCGTGCCTACTGCATTCCGCACGCTGAACAATGATTGCGTGCATGATCCTTACCTGCATACCCTTATTAAACAGGCAGACATGGTGATGCCCTGGATGGTGCAGCGCTTTTCCCCGCTGCTGCACAATGATATGGACCGCCTGCGCGACCAGATCACGGATGATATGGCCTGGTGCAAAGAAAACCACGTGGAATACGTGCCTTGCGTTTGCCCCGGCTTCAGCTGGCATAACCTGAGCACTTTTGCCTTCCCGGACGATGTGAAGCCAGTGGCTTCCATTCCCCGCCAGGGCGGCCGCTTTTACTGGCAGCAGCTCAGCACCGCCATCCGCGCGGGCGCCGGTATGATCTACGTGGCCATGTTTGATGAAGTGAATGAGGGTACCGCTATTTTCAAGGTGACCGACAACCCACCAGTGACCAATACAGATGTTCAATTCATGCATATGGACAAGAAACCTTCGGATTATTATCTTTGGCTTACCGGAGAAGCAGCCAGAATGCTGCGGAACGAGCAACCATTAAGCACGGAACTACCACAGCGTCCTTAA
- a CDS encoding ligand-binding sensor domain-containing protein, which translates to MKAPIIVILLLLLPVHIQAQHAIGVPGITNYPPLQYGADPSVRQVCQDASGLLYFANDDGLLTFDGSYWKQYSLPNKTAVRALAIDPKGRIYTGGQDELGYFYPGDNGALRFHSLAHLIPPVARQFADIWDVVMIRDEVFFRTNESILRLHDSTITTFDAPHQWQLLCNAGGRLYAADREEGLFLFRNNQWHPLCKNKAGLRFTAITPFRHDTLLAATAQNGLFLLHDSTLQSFTSAISGALAATQLDEDHLAIGTANDGCMIIDAQGRLLQQFSRDEGLQGNTVQTIYPDHDQHLWLGLKNGIAMVSYRSAIKHIYPDAAHQLSTYSAHVYNQQLYIGTADGLYSLPLQGLRDLSATKAAFSVVPGTGGKAWDLSEIHHQLFLGHIDGVFLVNGNTATPLLKRPGCWMVTGLPGSNAMIAGTYTGLHLLRGTRDGGSIDGLYESLHYLTTEGNVVWASHPYRGVFRMALSADKQSITQLQHFTQADGLPSTQNNFVYTLNGRMVVATEQGIYQYTGKRFVPDTQYSRTFHNIPLRYLVQDSSHNIWFISRQQVGVAAPGQPIVYFPEMSGQLPNENACIYPYDRNNVFVGSNTGMFHLDYADYLSTQRPPTAMISAVKVRDSLAFGGYAVHDTAAALEDLRHGPGFPNKWNNVHFEYSSPRYDQAMQYSYQLQGFDTEWSAWATRTEKDYTNLPYGEYVFRVRARNNLGAVSAPASFAFVIRPAWYETITAFILYGCLLTALVYYGLKWQENRLTRAQQKRQEEQEKQLYLQQLELDRSEKEIISLQKNQLAAQVDFKNKELATVTMLLVERRTLLSRIREELNRLLKTVPPAVASEFKALLRMLEHAEEGEDDWQQFAIHFDEVHSNFLSTLKKKYPVLSPTDLKLCAYLRINLSSKEIAQLLNISAKSVEVSRYRLRKKLELPTEVNLFDFLLQVTA; encoded by the coding sequence ATGAAGGCACCCATCATCGTTATACTATTACTGCTACTCCCCGTCCACATACAGGCACAGCATGCCATTGGCGTGCCGGGCATCACCAACTACCCTCCACTCCAATATGGGGCCGACCCCTCCGTGCGCCAGGTGTGCCAGGATGCCAGCGGGCTGCTATACTTTGCCAATGATGACGGCCTCCTCACATTTGATGGCAGCTACTGGAAACAATATTCCCTGCCCAACAAAACCGCCGTGCGCGCCCTGGCCATCGATCCCAAAGGCCGCATCTACACCGGCGGCCAGGATGAACTGGGTTATTTCTATCCCGGTGATAACGGCGCCCTGCGCTTTCATTCCCTGGCCCACCTTATCCCGCCAGTGGCGCGCCAGTTTGCAGACATCTGGGATGTGGTCATGATACGGGATGAAGTATTCTTCCGTACCAATGAAAGCATTCTCCGCCTGCATGATAGTACCATTACCACATTTGATGCACCGCACCAATGGCAACTGCTTTGCAACGCCGGTGGCAGGCTGTATGCGGCAGACCGGGAAGAAGGTTTGTTCCTGTTCCGTAATAACCAGTGGCACCCGCTCTGCAAAAACAAGGCAGGCCTGCGTTTCACCGCCATCACCCCTTTCCGGCACGACACCCTGCTGGCAGCCACCGCGCAAAATGGTTTATTCCTCCTGCACGACAGCACCCTGCAATCCTTTACCAGCGCCATTTCCGGCGCACTGGCCGCCACGCAGCTGGATGAAGATCATCTTGCCATTGGCACTGCCAATGATGGCTGCATGATCATAGATGCCCAGGGCCGGCTCCTGCAGCAGTTTTCAAGGGATGAAGGCCTGCAGGGCAACACCGTACAAACCATTTACCCTGACCATGACCAGCACCTGTGGCTGGGATTGAAGAACGGCATTGCCATGGTAAGCTACCGCAGCGCCATCAAACATATTTACCCGGACGCAGCCCACCAGCTCAGTACTTATAGTGCCCATGTGTATAACCAACAGCTATACATCGGCACAGCCGATGGACTGTATTCCTTGCCTCTCCAGGGCTTGCGGGATCTGAGCGCCACCAAAGCTGCGTTCAGCGTGGTGCCTGGCACCGGCGGCAAAGCATGGGACCTGTCTGAGATCCATCATCAACTGTTCCTGGGCCACATAGATGGCGTGTTCCTCGTAAATGGCAATACCGCCACGCCCCTGCTCAAACGGCCGGGCTGCTGGATGGTGACCGGCCTGCCGGGCAGCAATGCCATGATAGCCGGCACTTACACCGGCTTGCACCTGCTGCGGGGCACCCGTGACGGCGGCAGCATTGACGGCCTGTATGAATCACTACATTACCTGACCACGGAAGGCAACGTGGTTTGGGCCTCCCATCCCTACCGCGGCGTATTTCGCATGGCGCTGAGTGCAGACAAGCAAAGCATTACACAGCTGCAGCATTTTACACAGGCAGATGGATTGCCCAGCACCCAAAACAATTTCGTGTACACGCTAAACGGGCGGATGGTGGTGGCCACGGAACAGGGTATTTATCAATACACTGGTAAGCGCTTTGTGCCGGACACTCAATACAGCAGAACATTTCACAACATTCCGCTGCGCTACCTGGTGCAGGATAGCAGCCACAATATCTGGTTCATCAGCAGGCAGCAGGTGGGCGTGGCCGCACCGGGCCAGCCCATTGTGTACTTCCCGGAAATGAGTGGACAACTGCCCAATGAAAATGCCTGCATCTATCCGTACGACCGCAATAATGTTTTTGTAGGCAGCAACACCGGTATGTTCCACCTGGACTATGCGGATTACCTTTCCACGCAGCGTCCACCCACCGCTATGATCAGTGCCGTGAAGGTGCGCGACAGTCTTGCGTTTGGGGGTTATGCGGTGCATGATACGGCTGCCGCCCTGGAAGACCTGCGCCATGGGCCGGGCTTTCCAAACAAGTGGAATAATGTGCACTTTGAATACAGCAGCCCCCGGTATGACCAGGCCATGCAATACAGCTACCAGTTGCAGGGCTTTGATACAGAATGGTCCGCATGGGCTACCCGCACGGAAAAGGATTATACCAACCTGCCTTATGGTGAATATGTGTTCCGCGTGCGGGCCCGCAACAACCTGGGCGCGGTATCTGCACCAGCCAGCTTTGCCTTTGTGATACGGCCCGCCTGGTACGAGACCATTACGGCCTTCATCCTTTACGGATGTTTGCTCACGGCACTTGTTTATTACGGGCTGAAGTGGCAGGAAAACCGCCTTACCCGCGCCCAGCAAAAGCGCCAGGAAGAACAGGAAAAACAATTGTACTTGCAGCAACTGGAACTGGACCGGAGCGAGAAGGAGATCATTTCCCTGCAAAAGAACCAACTGGCCGCGCAGGTGGATTTTAAAAACAAGGAGCTGGCCACAGTAACCATGCTGCTGGTGGAGCGCCGCACTTTGCTCTCCAGGATAAGAGAGGAGCTGAACCGCCTGCTCAAAACCGTGCCCCCGGCGGTTGCCAGCGAGTTCAAGGCTTTACTGCGCATGCTGGAACATGCGGAAGAAGGGGAAGACGACTGGCAACAGTTTGCCATCCACTTTGATGAAGTGCACAGCAATTTTTTATCTACCCTCAAGAAAAAATACCCGGTGCTCAGCCCTACAGACCTGAAGCTGTGCGCCTACCTGCGCATTAATCTCAGTTCCAAGGAGATTGCCCAGTTGCTTAACATTTCTGCGAAGAGCGTGGAAGTAAGCCGCTACCGCCTGCGCAAAAAACTGGAGTTGCCCACGGAAGTAAATCTTTTCGATTTCCTGCTGCAGGTTACCGCATAA
- the kduI gene encoding 5-dehydro-4-deoxy-D-glucuronate isomerase, producing the protein MRVIHGVHPEDFKRYDTTTIRERFLVDKIIQPDQLVNVYTHYDRMIVGGANPVQQTLSLENYPNLRANYFLERREIGIINVAGDGEVTVDGKTFTVNKLDCLYIGKGSRDVTFRSKRPAAPAVFFLLSAPAHTTYPTTLLTHADAAKVHTGDSATANQRTINKYIHLEGIQSCQLVMGLTILHNGSIWNTMPAHVHDRRMEAYFYFDLPAEHKVFHYMGEGHETRHVLLQNHEAIVSPPWSIHSGSATASYSFIWGMAGENLDYTDMDAVRIADML; encoded by the coding sequence TTGAGAGTCATTCATGGAGTGCATCCGGAAGATTTTAAGCGTTATGATACCACCACCATCAGAGAACGTTTCCTGGTAGATAAGATCATCCAGCCGGACCAACTGGTAAATGTATATACCCACTACGACCGCATGATCGTAGGTGGCGCAAACCCTGTGCAGCAAACACTTTCCCTGGAAAATTACCCAAACCTGCGCGCTAATTATTTCCTGGAGCGCCGCGAAATAGGCATCATCAACGTGGCCGGCGATGGGGAAGTGACCGTGGACGGAAAAACCTTTACCGTAAATAAACTGGACTGTCTCTATATCGGGAAGGGCAGCAGGGACGTTACTTTTCGCAGCAAGCGCCCCGCGGCACCCGCTGTATTCTTCCTGCTCTCCGCACCCGCGCACACCACTTATCCCACCACCTTGCTCACGCATGCAGATGCAGCGAAGGTGCACACCGGTGATAGTGCCACCGCCAATCAACGTACTATTAATAAGTACATCCACCTGGAAGGCATTCAAAGCTGCCAGCTGGTGATGGGCCTCACCATCCTGCACAATGGCAGCATCTGGAACACCATGCCCGCCCATGTGCACGACCGCCGCATGGAAGCGTATTTTTATTTTGACCTTCCAGCAGAACACAAAGTATTCCACTACATGGGCGAAGGCCACGAAACCCGCCATGTACTGCTGCAAAACCATGAGGCTATCGTGTCTCCGCCCTGGAGCATCCACTCCGGCAGCGCTACCGCCAGCTACAGCTTCATCTGGGGCATGGCAGGTGAAAACCTGGATTATACCGATATGGATGCAGTACGTATCGCAGATATGTTATAA
- a CDS encoding MFS transporter, translating to MTAEKRGKYRWVVVTLLLFSTTINYMDRQVISYLKEFFCTPVANGGFGWTDVDFANITSCFTGFYAGMTILAGWVIDRIGTKLGLALSLVMWSIFGMLNAFAGAASGAHAFIRSLFGIGEAGNFPASIKTVAEWFPKKERALATGIFNSGSNLGAMVAALFVPWCMGYFGSGMGWKYAYLITGGVGFIWLLFWFALYDTPARMKNLSKAEYDHIHSDDLVVHVAPSEEVAVREKVSWWKLLGHRQTWSFFIGKFMTDGIWWFLLFWLPDYLKKQFGMTGHEVMLPTFIVYGIAITGSVFGGSLPMFFINKGMEVYKARMTAMLLIALCPVVLLSTQYFADSDRFGGNAATLAVAVICIAAAAHQAWSCNLFSTVSDMFPKKAVGSVTGIGSMAGGIGGVLFQQLAGRLNQHYHETPHTAYLILFCICAFAYLVPWCIMKLLVPRFKPVVLH from the coding sequence ATGACAGCTGAAAAGAGAGGAAAATACCGCTGGGTAGTTGTGACCTTGCTCCTTTTTTCCACCACGATCAATTATATGGACCGCCAGGTGATCTCTTACCTGAAAGAGTTCTTTTGCACGCCCGTGGCCAATGGCGGCTTCGGGTGGACCGACGTTGATTTTGCCAACATCACTTCCTGCTTCACCGGTTTTTATGCCGGTATGACCATCCTGGCCGGCTGGGTGATAGACCGTATTGGCACTAAACTGGGCCTGGCCCTGTCGCTGGTGATGTGGTCCATCTTTGGTATGCTGAATGCCTTTGCGGGCGCGGCTTCCGGCGCACATGCCTTTATCCGCAGCCTGTTTGGTATTGGAGAGGCGGGCAACTTCCCGGCATCTATTAAAACGGTGGCAGAGTGGTTCCCGAAAAAAGAACGTGCACTGGCTACTGGTATCTTTAACAGTGGCTCTAACCTCGGCGCCATGGTGGCGGCCCTGTTTGTGCCATGGTGTATGGGCTATTTCGGCAGCGGGATGGGTTGGAAATATGCTTACCTCATCACCGGCGGTGTTGGGTTTATCTGGCTCCTCTTCTGGTTTGCCTTGTATGATACGCCAGCCCGCATGAAAAACCTGTCCAAGGCAGAGTATGACCATATTCACAGTGACGACCTGGTAGTGCACGTGGCCCCTTCAGAAGAGGTGGCCGTGCGTGAAAAGGTAAGCTGGTGGAAGCTCCTGGGCCACCGGCAAACCTGGTCTTTCTTCATTGGCAAGTTCATGACGGATGGCATCTGGTGGTTCCTCCTGTTTTGGCTGCCGGACTACCTGAAAAAGCAATTTGGCATGACAGGGCATGAAGTGATGCTGCCTACGTTCATCGTGTATGGTATTGCCATTACCGGTAGCGTGTTTGGCGGCAGCCTGCCCATGTTCTTCATCAACAAAGGTATGGAAGTGTACAAGGCCCGTATGACGGCCATGTTGCTCATTGCACTTTGCCCGGTGGTGTTGCTGAGCACCCAGTACTTTGCGGACAGTGATCGCTTTGGCGGCAATGCGGCTACCCTGGCGGTAGCGGTGATCTGCATAGCGGCGGCTGCACACCAGGCATGGTCCTGCAACCTGTTTTCCACTGTGTCCGATATGTTCCCGAAAAAGGCGGTGGGTTCTGTAACCGGTATTGGCAGCATGGCCGGGGGCATTGGTGGCGTACTGTTCCAGCAGCTGGCTGGCCGGCTCAACCAGCATTACCACGAAACGCCGCATACCGCTTACCTTATTTTGTTCTGTATCTGTGCCTTTGCTTACCTGGTGCCCTGGTGCATTATGAAACTGCTGGTACCCCGGTTTAAACCGGTAGTGCTCCACTGA
- a CDS encoding YhcH/YjgK/YiaL family protein, producing MFLSMFAGIFAFAQNKTVNAQKARQWVQRQGWHPGYALKVYNDVDAATFYQQYHANKAAWDKAFAFLADPGTASLAPGKYPIAGDTVYASITENPSKTLDQASWESHRKYIDLQYVIKGKEQISVVPLDKATVTHPYDAAHDAANYTASGKDYMAAPGTFYLFFPKDVHRPNVKVDGYDVVKKLVIKISYTE from the coding sequence ATGTTCTTATCCATGTTTGCCGGCATTTTTGCTTTTGCGCAAAACAAAACGGTGAATGCCCAAAAGGCCCGCCAGTGGGTGCAGCGGCAGGGCTGGCATCCCGGCTACGCCCTTAAAGTGTACAACGATGTGGATGCGGCTACTTTCTACCAGCAATACCATGCCAACAAAGCCGCGTGGGACAAGGCTTTCGCCTTCCTGGCAGATCCGGGCACAGCTTCCCTGGCACCGGGAAAATACCCCATTGCCGGCGATACCGTGTATGCCTCCATCACCGAAAATCCTTCCAAAACACTGGACCAGGCCAGCTGGGAATCGCACCGCAAATACATTGACCTGCAATATGTGATCAAAGGCAAAGAGCAGATCAGCGTAGTACCGCTGGACAAGGCCACCGTAACGCACCCGTACGATGCTGCCCATGATGCGGCCAACTATACCGCTTCCGGCAAGGATTACATGGCAGCGCCAGGCACCTTCTACCTCTTTTTCCCAAAAGATGTGCACCGCCCCAATGTGAAAGTGGATGGCTATGATGTAGTAAAAAAATTAGTGATCAAAATCAGTTATACCGAGTAA
- a CDS encoding GH92 family glycosyl hydrolase, which produces MKKMNLVQQGARLLLPACCLAVLSTTANDSIPNTRKKNLDYVDPTIGNVGALLEPTRPTVQLPNQVIRFTPDRKDRLDDQISCFPLTVVSHRLGEVFAVKPALGELTASNWTARLAYDHDLEVNRPYYYSTYLLDKDITVEFAPGKKAGYYRFTFPQGVAKSLLFSVYNDGASSYQFGPGNVLTGMETWNDDVKIYCYGVFSEAGKTNVDGHNASITFPDAVKTVEFKYAISFVSAAQAKKNFEAEVPKNTFAAARANGEKAWANVMDQIQVEGGTEAQRRAFFTALYRTNERMVNIMEDGQYYSGYDKQVHTDTRPFYVDDWSWDTYLAAHPLRMILKPSQEEDMLQSYVRMYQQSGWMPTFPVLFGDHACMNGFHSSIVLLDAYRKGLHNFDINTAYEGMRKNSTDATLLPWRNGPKTVLDDFYHEHGYFPALAPGEKETVAAVDPFEKRQAVAVTLGASYDDWAVSQLAGDLGKKDDQQKFAKASQNYKNLWEADKQFFMPKDEKGKFLDIDPTFDGGMGGRDYYDENNGWTYMWQVQHDIPGLIDLMGGKDKFEARLDRLFREGLGRAKYAFNAKFPDATGLTGQHSMGNEPSFHIPYLYNYTAPWKTQQRVRFLLDTWFKDNIFGIPGDEDGGGMSAFVVFSSMGFYPITPGIPAYTVGSPVFSKVSIALENGKHFTVLAHGASVVNKYIQRATLNGKPLNKPFFTHADLVSGGTLELFMGPKPNKQWGVN; this is translated from the coding sequence ATGAAAAAAATGAACCTGGTACAACAGGGCGCACGCCTGTTGCTGCCCGCATGCTGCCTGGCGGTCCTGAGCACCACTGCCAATGACAGCATCCCCAACACCCGTAAAAAGAACCTGGACTACGTAGACCCCACCATCGGCAACGTAGGAGCACTGCTGGAGCCCACGCGCCCCACCGTGCAGCTGCCTAACCAGGTGATCCGCTTCACGCCGGATCGTAAAGACCGGCTGGATGACCAGATCAGTTGCTTCCCGCTCACGGTGGTGTCCCACCGGTTGGGAGAAGTCTTCGCCGTGAAGCCCGCCCTGGGCGAGCTAACCGCCAGCAACTGGACGGCCCGCCTGGCGTATGATCACGACCTGGAAGTGAACCGCCCCTACTATTACTCCACCTACCTGCTGGATAAGGATATCACGGTAGAATTTGCCCCCGGCAAAAAAGCAGGCTACTACCGCTTCACTTTTCCGCAGGGCGTTGCTAAATCGTTATTGTTCAGTGTTTACAATGACGGGGCGTCCAGCTACCAGTTTGGCCCGGGCAATGTGCTCACCGGCATGGAAACCTGGAATGATGATGTGAAGATCTATTGCTACGGTGTATTCAGCGAGGCGGGTAAAACCAATGTAGATGGGCACAACGCCAGCATTACCTTCCCGGATGCCGTTAAGACGGTGGAGTTTAAATACGCCATCAGTTTTGTAAGCGCAGCCCAGGCTAAAAAGAACTTTGAAGCGGAAGTGCCGAAAAATACTTTTGCTGCTGCCAGGGCCAATGGGGAAAAAGCATGGGCCAATGTGATGGACCAGATCCAGGTGGAAGGGGGCACGGAGGCCCAGCGCCGTGCGTTCTTCACTGCTTTGTACCGCACCAATGAGCGCATGGTAAATATCATGGAAGACGGCCAGTACTACAGCGGTTACGATAAGCAGGTGCACACGGATACAAGACCTTTCTACGTGGACGACTGGAGCTGGGATACCTACCTGGCGGCCCACCCGCTGCGCATGATCCTGAAGCCTTCCCAGGAAGAGGATATGTTGCAGTCTTACGTGCGCATGTACCAGCAAAGCGGCTGGATGCCCACCTTTCCCGTATTGTTCGGCGATCACGCGTGCATGAACGGCTTCCATTCCTCTATAGTGCTGCTGGATGCGTACCGCAAAGGCCTGCACAATTTTGACATCAACACGGCATATGAAGGTATGCGCAAAAACAGCACAGATGCCACGCTGCTGCCCTGGCGCAATGGCCCCAAGACCGTGCTGGATGATTTCTACCACGAGCATGGCTATTTCCCGGCCCTGGCGCCTGGCGAAAAAGAAACCGTAGCAGCGGTAGATCCCTTTGAAAAAAGACAGGCCGTGGCCGTGACCCTGGGCGCCAGCTATGACGACTGGGCCGTATCCCAGCTGGCGGGAGACCTGGGTAAAAAGGACGACCAGCAAAAGTTTGCCAAAGCATCGCAGAACTATAAGAACCTTTGGGAAGCGGACAAGCAATTCTTCATGCCCAAAGATGAGAAGGGGAAGTTCCTGGACATAGATCCCACGTTTGACGGGGGCATGGGTGGCCGTGATTACTACGATGAAAACAACGGCTGGACGTACATGTGGCAGGTGCAGCACGACATACCGGGACTGATAGACCTGATGGGAGGCAAAGACAAATTTGAAGCCCGGCTGGACCGCCTGTTCCGCGAGGGACTGGGCCGCGCCAAATATGCATTCAATGCCAAGTTCCCGGATGCTACCGGCCTTACCGGCCAGCACTCTATGGGCAATGAGCCCAGCTTCCACATTCCTTACCTGTATAACTACACCGCGCCCTGGAAAACCCAGCAACGGGTGCGTTTCCTGCTGGATACGTGGTTTAAGGATAACATCTTCGGCATTCCGGGGGATGAAGATGGAGGCGGTATGTCTGCGTTCGTAGTATTTTCTTCCATGGGCTTTTATCCTATTACACCGGGCATCCCGGCGTATACCGTGGGTAGCCCTGTGTTCAGCAAAGTGAGCATCGCTTTGGAAAACGGCAAACACTTCACGGTATTAGCGCATGGCGCCTCCGTGGTGAATAAATATATTCAACGCGCAACGTTAAACGGAAAGCCACTGAACAAGCCCTTCTTCACGCATGCCGACCTGGTAAGTGGCGGCACGCTGGAACTGTTTATGGGCCCCAAGCCCAATAAGCAATGGGGAGTAAACTAG